A stretch of the Gracilinanus agilis isolate LMUSP501 chromosome 4, AgileGrace, whole genome shotgun sequence genome encodes the following:
- the FLVCR1 gene encoding LOW QUALITY PROTEIN: feline leukemia virus subgroup C receptor-related protein 1 (The sequence of the model RefSeq protein was modified relative to this genomic sequence to represent the inferred CDS: inserted 1 base in 1 codon), translated as MTKEAEAEPEKRSPVGVETPISNGYLTVGGQLEDKRANGICLPSVIGEPLPHEASDGKPQLGEEEEESQARLLPLRPRGGDGGEAAAEAGEGGLRVRTALTPRRFVVLLIFSLYSLVNAFQWIQYGIISNVFQDFYRVSSLHIDCLSMVYMLVYVPLIFPATWLLDWRGLRLSALLGSGLNALGAWIKCGSVAQDLFWVTMLGQCVCSVAQVFVLGLPSRLASVWFGPKEVSTACATAVLGNQLGVAVGFLLPPVLVPNTKNDTDLLAHNINTMFYGTASVSTFLFILVGIAFKEKPRYPPSEAQAVLQDSPPENYSYKQSIINLFKNIPFLLLLITYGIMTGAFYSVSTLLNQMILTYYKGEEVNAGRIGLTLVVAGMVGSILCGLWLDYTKTYKQTTLIVYILSFIGMVLFTFTLDLQHIIIVFITGGVLGFFMTGYLPLGFEFAVEITYPESEGTSSGLLNASAQIFGILFTLAQGKLISYYGCLAGNLFLCSWMFVGIILTALIKSDLRRHNVNIGASNMDIKAVIGLCTNKNNPLCHCRNYAAFSPDLLAYSFGPLLPCFXQRGCQC; from the exons ATGACCAAAGAGGCGGAGGCGGAGCCGGAGAAGAGGAGCCCAGTTGGGGTTGAGACTCCTATCTCGAACGGCTACCTAAcagtgggggggcagctggaggACAAACGGGCAAATGGGATCTGCCTACCCTCGGTCATCGGGGAACCGCTACCCCACGAGGCCAGCGATGGCAAACCTCAgctgggagaagaggaggaggagtccCAGGCCAGGCTGCTGCCCCTGCGCCCCAGGGGCGGCGACGGCGGCGAGGCCGCGGCCGAGGCGGGGGAGGGGGGCCTCCGCGTCCGGACCGCGCTGACCCCGCGGCGCTTCGTAGTGCTGCTAATCTTCAGCCTGTACTCGCTGGTCAACGCGTTCCAGTGGATCCAGTACGGCATCATCAGCAACGTCTTCCAGGACTTCTACAGGGTGTCCTCGCTGCACATCGACTGCCTCTCTATGGTCTACATGCTGGTCTACGTGCCGCTCATCTTCCCTGCCACCTGGCTGCTGGACTGGCGCGGCCTGCGCCTCTCAGCTCTGCTGGGCTCCGGCCTCAACGCCCTGGGTGCCTGGATCAAGTGCGGCAGTGTGGCCCAGGACCTCTTCTGGGTCACCATGCTGGGTCAATGCGTGTGCTCCGTAGCGCAGGTGTTCGTTCTGGGCTTGCCTTCCCGGTTGGCCTCCGTGTGGTTTGGGCCCAAGGAAGTGTCTACCGCCTGTGCCACGGCCGTGCTGGGGAACCAG cttGGTGTTGCAGTTGGCTTTTTGTTACCACCAGTTTTGGTGCCCAACACAAAGAATGACACTGATCTCTTGGCACACAATATCAATACGATGTTCTATGGAACAGCATCAGTCTCCACATTTTTATTCATACTGGTAGGAATTG catTCAAAGAAAAGCCCCGATATCCACCCAGTGAAGCCCAAGCAGTTCTCCAAGACAGTCCTCCAGAAAATTATTCCTATAAACAatcaataattaatttatttaaaaatattccctttTTGCTTCTGCTAATTACTTATG GTATTATGACTGGGGCATTTTATTCAGTCTCAACACTATTAAACCAAATGATCTTGACATATTATAAG GGAGAAGAAGTCAACGCTGGAAGAATTGGGCTTACTCTAGTTGTAGCAGGAATGGTGGGCTCCATTCTTTGTGGCTTGTGGCTGGACTACACCAAAACATACAA acAGACTACTCTAATAGTTTACATATTGTCTTTTATTGGAATGGTTCTATTTACTTTCACCTTGGACCTTCAACACATTATCATTGTGTTTATTACTGGAGGAGTTCTTGG CTTTTTCATGACTGGTTATCTCCCTTTGGGTTTTGAATTTGCTGTTGAAATCACATACCCTGAATCCGAAGGCACTTCATCAGGTCTTCTGAATGCTTCTGCCCAG ATATTTGGAATTCTTTTTACATTGGCCCAAGGAAAACTTATTTCATACTATGGCTGTCTTGCTGGAAATCTTTTTCTTTGCTCTTGGATGTTTGTAGGCATCATTTTAACAG cttTAATCAAGTCTGATCTGAGAAGACACAATGTAAATATAGGAGCTAGTAACATGGATATTAAAGCT GTCATTGGATTGTGTACCAACAAGAATAATCCTTTATGCCATTGTAGAAACTATGCTGCCTTCTCCCCTGACCTCCTGGCATACTCATTTGGTCCTCTTCTACCATGCT CTCAGAGGGGGTGCCAGTGCTAA